In Hallerella succinigenes, the following are encoded in one genomic region:
- a CDS encoding restriction endonuclease subunit S → MSKIDELIKKHCPDGVETKALGDVSKINRGVRVTRDMLTTDGKIPVYQNALTPLGYFDKSNRKAYSTYLIGAGAAGKIGFSDVDFWAADDCYTFDELDNVNDKFLYYFLQTQQNYIDTRVRKGSIPRISRDVFEKIQIPVPPLEIQEEIVKTLDAFTSLTAELTAELTARRKQYEYYRDALLSFGKVSPP, encoded by the coding sequence ATGAGCAAGATTGATGAACTTATAAAAAAGCATTGCCCCGATGGCGTGGAAACCAAGGCTCTTGGGGATGTGTCAAAAATCAATCGCGGAGTTCGTGTAACGCGTGATATGTTGACTACAGATGGAAAAATTCCTGTTTATCAGAATGCGTTGACTCCACTTGGATATTTTGATAAATCAAATCGCAAGGCTTATTCGACATATTTGATTGGTGCTGGTGCCGCTGGTAAAATCGGCTTTTCCGATGTTGATTTTTGGGCCGCTGATGACTGCTATACTTTTGATGAATTAGACAATGTTAATGATAAATTCTTGTATTACTTCCTACAAACGCAACAAAATTATATTGACACAAGGGTGAGAAAAGGGAGCATTCCAAGAATTAGTAGGGATGTTTTTGAAAAAATTCAAATCCCCGTTCCTCCGCTAGAAATTCAGGAAGAAATCGTAAAGACCCTGGATGCGTTTACATCGCTTACAGCAGAGCTTACAGCAGAGCTTACAGCGCGTCGCAAGCAGTATGAATACTACCGCGACGCGCTGCTGTCCTTCGGAAAAGTTAGCCCCCCCTAA
- a CDS encoding restriction endonuclease subunit S has product MTLGEICKNICSGGTPLKGNSEFYENGTIPWLRTQEVVFNEITKTECFITETAVKKTSAKWIPANCVIVAISGASAGRCAINKIPLTTNQHCLNMEINSNVAHYKYVFYCVQNQYNELLDKKEGARGDLNASRIKSLKIPVPSLSVQERIVNVLDNFDAICSDLNIGLPAEIDARKKQYEYYRDLLLNFDPLGTVLAQASKQASNN; this is encoded by the coding sequence ATGACCTTGGGCGAGATTTGCAAAAATATCTGTTCTGGCGGAACACCCTTAAAAGGCAATTCCGAGTTTTATGAAAATGGTACAATTCCATGGCTTCGCACGCAGGAAGTCGTTTTTAACGAAATTACAAAAACAGAATGTTTTATAACTGAAACCGCTGTTAAGAAAACTTCTGCAAAGTGGATTCCCGCAAACTGTGTTATCGTGGCGATTTCAGGAGCTTCTGCGGGCCGATGTGCTATAAACAAAATTCCTCTTACAACAAACCAACATTGCCTAAACATGGAAATAAATAGCAATGTTGCCCACTACAAATATGTTTTCTATTGTGTTCAAAATCAATATAACGAACTTCTTGATAAAAAAGAAGGTGCTAGAGGTGATTTAAACGCTTCACGTATAAAGTCTTTAAAAATCCCTGTTCCATCACTTTCCGTGCAGGAGCGCATCGTGAACGTCCTCGACAACTTCGATGCCATCTGCTCCGACTTAAATATCGGACTTCCTGCGGAAATCGACGCACGCAAAAAACAATATGAATATTACCGCGATTTGCTTCTGAATTTTGATCCGCTTGGCACGGTTCTTGCACAAGCAAGCAAGCAAGCAAGCAATAATTAG
- a CDS encoding restriction endonuclease subunit S: MHKQASKQAIISLYRYVFGYAVVQLGDVAKYSDTRIKNSELKPFTYVSVENLLQQKQGVEFSDKIPDGNNSIEYKKDDILIGNIRPYLKKIWKADRNGGTNGDVLTIRIIDECKDVITPNYLYYLLSSDDFFNYDMQFAKGAKMPRGSKEDVMNFEFSLPPLAEQERIVKILDRFDALCNDISTGLPAEIEARKKQYEYYRDKLLSFPKIG; encoded by the coding sequence TTGCACAAGCAAGCAAGCAAGCAAGCAATAATTAGCCTCTATCGGTATGTGTTCGGGTATGCGGTCGTGCAGCTGGGAGATGTGGCGAAATATTCAGACACCCGCATAAAGAATTCCGAATTAAAACCTTTTACCTATGTAAGCGTAGAAAATCTTTTGCAACAAAAACAAGGTGTCGAATTTTCTGATAAAATCCCAGACGGTAATAATTCAATCGAATACAAAAAAGACGATATTCTGATAGGAAACATTCGCCCTTATTTAAAAAAGATTTGGAAAGCCGACAGAAACGGCGGAACAAATGGAGATGTTTTGACGATACGAATCATTGACGAATGCAAGGACGTAATTACGCCGAACTATTTATACTATCTACTTTCTTCGGATGATTTTTTCAACTATGATATGCAATTTGCAAAAGGCGCAAAAATGCCGAGAGGTTCAAAGGAAGATGTTATGAATTTTGAATTTTCCCTTCCCCCCCTCGCCGAACAGGAACGCATTGTCAAAATCCTCGACCGGTTCGACGCCCTGTGCAACGACATCAGCACAGGGCTTCCCGCCGAAATCGAAGCACGCAAAAAACAATATGAATATTACAGAGACAAACTGCTCTCGTTCCCTAAAATAGGCTAG
- a CDS encoding AAA family ATPase → MANIKIHIDQLGLIKDSDIEVSPLMIFSGDSGLGKSYTAMLIHYFYAVLSNKSPRFTEFFKSIGFDYSERVKQFRNEGEAFRFKKTQLEEWLAVDSLKYLRYLLNNEQLDGKLSVKLPEAVPQDIIFNYKEELAGLVNKDEVYLLLSGPNLSYRAGNKRDDNLTDDFESPYSFLLGAELVNLIFGDFRNLTGTYSLPPSRGPVMTEGITGKTGLYKEFIRQKESLEAAKESTRSSSKDVLNIIRHILEGDVLRDSNGEYSYVTEDSKRMPLSAAAASIRELAPLALIAQKENIRTISILFEEPEAHLHPQKQRDAADIIGAFVNTGASMQITTHSDYFLRRLNELIFLNDLKEKSQEQFDKYCKEEGINPIVTLDRNKISAYYLEKRDGFVSIQKENLDKGIPFKSFKKAIEKNLYTPGKIEDFFEDDEGRNGTYRPI, encoded by the coding sequence ATGGCTAATATTAAAATTCATATTGACCAACTTGGACTTATAAAGGACTCTGACATAGAGGTTTCTCCGCTGATGATCTTTAGTGGGGATTCGGGGCTAGGCAAAAGTTATACAGCTATGCTTATTCATTATTTTTATGCAGTGCTCTCTAACAAAAGTCCGAGATTTACAGAATTTTTCAAGTCGATAGGTTTTGATTATTCCGAAAGGGTTAAACAATTTAGAAATGAAGGTGAGGCTTTTCGCTTTAAAAAAACTCAATTGGAAGAATGGCTTGCAGTTGATTCGTTAAAATATTTGCGATATCTTTTGAATAATGAACAACTTGATGGAAAACTTTCTGTAAAGTTGCCAGAAGCTGTTCCTCAAGACATTATTTTTAACTACAAAGAGGAACTAGCTGGTCTAGTTAACAAGGACGAAGTTTATCTTCTGCTTTCCGGCCCAAATTTAAGCTATCGTGCCGGAAATAAAAGAGACGATAATTTGACAGACGATTTTGAATCTCCATATTCATTTCTTTTAGGTGCTGAATTGGTCAACCTTATATTTGGCGATTTTAGAAACTTGACGGGCACATACAGTCTTCCTCCATCAAGAGGACCTGTTATGACGGAAGGTATCACAGGAAAAACAGGATTGTATAAAGAATTTATTCGTCAAAAAGAATCTCTTGAAGCCGCCAAAGAATCCACAAGGTCCTCCTCCAAAGATGTCTTAAATATTATCCGTCATATTTTAGAAGGCGACGTGTTGCGAGATTCTAATGGGGAGTATTCTTATGTAACTGAAGATTCAAAAAGAATGCCTTTATCAGCGGCAGCAGCTTCCATTAGGGAATTAGCTCCTTTGGCTTTAATAGCTCAAAAAGAAAACATAAGAACTATATCTATTTTGTTTGAAGAACCGGAGGCGCATTTACATCCACAAAAACAGCGAGATGCCGCAGACATCATTGGGGCTTTTGTAAATACAGGAGCTTCTATGCAGATTACAACTCATAGCGATTATTTTTTACGAAGGTTAAATGAATTGATTTTTCTGAACGATTTAAAAGAAAAATCTCAAGAGCAGTTCGATAAGTATTGTAAAGAGGAAGGAATCAATCCTATCGTAACATTAGATCGAAACAAAATTTCGGCATATTATCTTGAAAAAAGAGACGGTTTTGTTTCCATACAAAAAGAAAATCTTGACAAAGGAATTCCTTTTAAATCGTTTAAAAAGGCTATAGAAAAAAATTTATACACTCCGGGTAAAATCGAAGACTTCTTTGAGGATGACGAGGGACGTAATGGCACTTATCGACCAATTTAA
- a CDS encoding SDH family Clp fold serine proteinase: MPNWNDVLTEIQNCGRTNALDFIRRSHLKEFSDYRKRNTIAYYSGWLQKNGNAKSSINDDDKNGFMATIHKMDRSLGLDLILHTPGGDIAATESIIDYLQRMFKGNIQAFIPQLAMSAGTMIACSTQCIYMGKESSIGPIDPQFGGIPCHSILKEFEDAIAEIKRDPGSLPAWQCILSKYHPTLLGECKKAIELSSEIVLKQLESVMFAGDEDGRQKAENVINKLNEHESTKIHARHLSIDDAKGCGLKICDLENDPKLQDLLLTVHHCYMHTFANSTAVKIVENQKGVAVVTMAGIPQ; the protein is encoded by the coding sequence ATGCCAAATTGGAATGATGTCCTGACAGAAATTCAAAATTGCGGACGGACGAATGCTCTGGATTTTATCCGTCGCTCCCACTTGAAAGAATTTTCCGATTACCGTAAGCGAAATACGATTGCCTATTATTCAGGGTGGCTCCAAAAAAACGGAAATGCCAAATCCAGTATAAACGACGATGATAAGAATGGATTCATGGCGACTATCCATAAAATGGATCGTTCTCTTGGTCTAGATTTAATTCTGCATACCCCTGGTGGCGATATTGCAGCAACTGAATCTATTATAGACTATCTGCAACGTATGTTCAAGGGGAATATTCAGGCGTTCATTCCTCAGCTGGCAATGTCAGCAGGGACCATGATTGCCTGTTCGACCCAGTGTATTTACATGGGAAAAGAGTCCAGCATAGGCCCCATTGATCCTCAATTTGGTGGAATCCCCTGTCATTCTATTTTAAAAGAATTTGAAGATGCAATTGCTGAAATAAAAAGGGATCCAGGATCGCTTCCTGCTTGGCAGTGTATTCTAAGCAAGTATCACCCAACGCTTTTGGGGGAATGTAAAAAAGCGATTGAATTGTCTAGTGAGATTGTCTTGAAACAACTGGAAAGCGTCATGTTTGCTGGAGACGAGGACGGTAGGCAAAAAGCTGAAAATGTTATCAATAAACTGAATGAACACGAAAGCACCAAAATTCATGCAAGGCATCTTTCTATTGATGATGCGAAAGGATGTGGGCTGAAAATTTGCGATTTAGAAAATGATCCAAAATTGCAGGACCTGCTTTTGACAGTTCATCATTGTTATATGCACACTTTTGCCAATTCTACCGCTGTGAAAATTGTGGAAAACCAAAAGGGAGTCGCGGTCGTTACAATGGCAGGGATTCCGCAATAG
- a CDS encoding type I restriction endonuclease subunit R, which translates to MYNTVAQTSESTVVAEYRPIRSKSSAYQSEADLEREFVKQLQAQGYEYLKIKSDADLIANLRKKLEELNKYKFSDDEWERFYKQELANANQGIEEKTATIQEDSVKTFKDDHGRSKNITLIDKKNVHNNSVQVINQYVIGEDQGAAHDNRYDVTILVNGLPLVHVELKRRGISVKEAFNQINRYQRDSFWAGTGLFEFIQIFVISNGTETKYYSNTTRDGHLKENAGRRGRVKTSNSFEFTSYWSDGNNKNIRDLVDFTATFFAKHTILNVLTKYCIFTEKRILMVMRPYQIMAAERILERLKTSTTYKKMGTVDAGGYIWHTTGSGKTLTSFKTALLASQMEADEKDKIDKVLFVVDRQDLDYQTMREYDKFQKGAANGNTSTAILKRQLENRNEKGGVQEYKIIVTTIQKLGCFIKQNKTHEIYNKHIVLIFDECHRSHFGELHQRITKTFKNYHIFGFTGTPIFPQNSGSGKLPQLKTTGQAFGDKLHHYTIVNAINDGNVLPFRIDYINTIKAKKGGSDKQVSAIETEEALLDGKRISEIVKYVLDHFDKKTKRNKAYALEGKRQYGFNSIFATASIPAAKLYYNEFKKQIAERKPGEPGAGLTIATIFSYAPNEEDSGILPEEDLDSPDGLDQSSRDFLESAIFDYDKTFKTNFSGKNKSAKVVASKGGNFDNYYKDLSEKMKTRQVDLLIVVNMFLTGFDATTLNTLWVDKNLRQHGLLQAYSRTNRILNSVKTFGNIVCFRSLQKETDDAIALFGDKDAGGIVLLKTFKDYYEGYTEKGKHVKGYLEIVAELEKKFPLEYLTSGEPVGEKNENEFIQLYGALLRLRNILNCFDEFKDDEFSARALQDYQGEYLRLYEKYKPHPGEKESIKEDVEFEIELIKQVDITIDYILELVAKYHKSHCKDKTILGEINKAVNGSIELRSKKELIEAFIERVNTKTNVDKDWREFVRESRDADLEELIKINRLNDEKTRQYLADAFRDGSLSDIGTGLPALMPKKSLFAKKDEGSENRSELKNRIFALLKNFFDKYFGICGFEDDEVSSQKKADSNLISMKEAEEIMHEAEELKDLQLYKNVAEPHKKYSAKK; encoded by the coding sequence ATGTACAATACCGTCGCCCAGACAAGTGAATCTACAGTCGTTGCCGAATACAGGCCGATTCGTTCCAAGTCAAGCGCCTACCAAAGTGAAGCTGACCTTGAACGGGAGTTCGTTAAGCAGTTACAGGCACAGGGCTACGAGTATCTTAAAATCAAGTCAGATGCGGATTTGATAGCCAATCTTCGTAAAAAGCTTGAAGAACTGAACAAGTACAAGTTCAGTGATGACGAATGGGAACGGTTCTATAAGCAGGAACTTGCAAACGCAAATCAAGGTATCGAAGAAAAGACAGCGACTATCCAAGAAGACTCTGTAAAGACATTCAAGGACGACCACGGACGTTCAAAGAATATCACCCTTATCGACAAGAAGAACGTCCACAATAACAGCGTCCAGGTCATCAATCAGTATGTAATCGGAGAAGACCAGGGTGCCGCTCACGACAACCGTTATGACGTGACAATTCTTGTAAACGGCTTGCCGCTTGTTCACGTCGAACTCAAACGTCGCGGAATCTCCGTCAAGGAAGCATTCAACCAAATCAACCGCTACCAGCGAGACAGCTTTTGGGCAGGGACAGGGCTTTTCGAGTTCATTCAAATCTTTGTCATAAGCAACGGAACGGAAACCAAGTACTATTCAAATACCACTCGCGACGGACACTTGAAAGAAAATGCGGGGCGTCGTGGCAGGGTCAAAACAAGTAATAGTTTTGAGTTTACCAGTTACTGGTCGGACGGCAACAACAAAAACATTCGGGACCTAGTGGACTTTACCGCAACATTCTTCGCGAAGCATACAATCTTGAACGTGCTCACCAAGTATTGTATCTTTACGGAAAAGAGAATTTTGATGGTGATGCGTCCCTATCAGATTATGGCGGCGGAACGCATACTGGAACGCCTGAAAACCTCTACCACCTACAAGAAGATGGGAACGGTCGATGCTGGCGGCTACATTTGGCACACGACGGGTTCGGGAAAGACGCTTACCAGCTTCAAGACTGCGCTACTGGCTTCACAAATGGAGGCCGATGAGAAAGACAAAATCGACAAGGTGCTTTTTGTCGTCGATAGACAGGATTTGGACTATCAGACGATGCGCGAATATGACAAATTCCAAAAAGGCGCCGCCAACGGAAATACTTCTACAGCAATTCTCAAAAGACAGTTGGAGAATAGAAACGAGAAGGGCGGAGTCCAGGAATACAAAATCATTGTCACGACCATTCAGAAACTGGGCTGTTTCATCAAGCAGAACAAGACGCACGAAATCTACAATAAGCACATTGTCCTCATATTCGACGAATGCCATCGAAGCCATTTTGGTGAGTTGCACCAGCGCATTACAAAAACTTTCAAGAACTACCATATTTTCGGCTTCACGGGAACACCCATATTCCCGCAGAACTCTGGCAGCGGCAAGCTCCCGCAGCTAAAGACAACTGGGCAGGCTTTTGGCGACAAGCTCCACCACTACACAATCGTAAACGCAATCAATGACGGAAATGTTCTTCCATTCCGCATTGACTACATCAATACAATCAAGGCAAAGAAGGGTGGAAGCGACAAGCAAGTTTCTGCAATCGAAACGGAAGAAGCCCTGCTTGACGGCAAACGCATCAGCGAAATCGTCAAGTATGTTCTCGACCATTTCGACAAGAAGACCAAGCGCAATAAGGCTTACGCGCTTGAAGGAAAGCGTCAATACGGTTTCAATTCCATCTTTGCTACGGCATCTATCCCAGCAGCCAAACTCTACTATAACGAGTTCAAGAAACAGATAGCAGAGCGCAAGCCAGGAGAACCAGGCGCGGGCTTAACCATCGCGACAATTTTCAGCTACGCTCCTAATGAGGAAGATTCTGGAATCCTGCCCGAAGAAGACTTGGATTCTCCCGATGGTCTCGACCAGTCTTCAAGGGATTTCCTGGAATCTGCAATCTTCGATTACGACAAGACTTTCAAGACCAACTTTAGCGGAAAGAATAAGAGCGCGAAGGTCGTTGCAAGCAAGGGCGGAAACTTCGACAACTACTACAAGGATTTGTCGGAGAAGATGAAGACGAGGCAGGTGGACCTGCTTATTGTCGTAAACATGTTCCTTACGGGCTTTGACGCAACCACGCTCAACACGCTATGGGTCGATAAGAACTTACGCCAACATGGTCTATTGCAAGCCTATTCCCGCACAAACCGCATTCTCAATTCCGTCAAGACATTCGGAAACATTGTCTGTTTCCGTTCTCTTCAAAAGGAAACGGATGACGCAATCGCACTCTTTGGTGACAAGGATGCAGGCGGAATAGTTCTCTTAAAGACTTTCAAGGACTATTATGAGGGCTATACGGAGAAGGGTAAGCACGTCAAGGGCTATCTTGAAATTGTTGCCGAACTAGAAAAGAAATTCCCCCTTGAATACCTGACAAGTGGGGAGCCTGTTGGCGAGAAAAATGAAAACGAGTTTATCCAGCTTTACGGCGCCTTACTCCGCCTAAGAAACATTCTCAACTGTTTCGACGAGTTCAAAGACGATGAGTTTTCTGCAAGAGCCTTGCAAGATTACCAGGGCGAATACCTGCGTCTTTATGAAAAATATAAGCCGCATCCAGGCGAGAAGGAAAGTATCAAGGAAGACGTTGAATTTGAAATCGAGCTTATCAAACAGGTGGATATTACCATCGACTACATCCTTGAACTTGTCGCCAAGTACCATAAAAGCCACTGCAAGGACAAGACTATTCTTGGCGAAATCAATAAGGCCGTGAATGGTTCTATTGAACTACGTAGCAAGAAAGAACTTATCGAAGCGTTCATCGAACGGGTGAACACCAAGACAAACGTGGATAAGGACTGGCGCGAGTTCGTCCGCGAAAGCCGCGACGCCGACCTTGAAGAACTTATCAAGATAAACAGGCTCAACGACGAAAAGACTCGACAATACCTTGCAGACGCATTTAGGGACGGCAGCTTGAGCGACATAGGTACAGGGCTTCCCGCGCTCATGCCGAAAAAGAGCCTTTTTGCAAAGAAGGACGAAGGTTCTGAAAATAGAAGCGAGTTGAAGAACAGAATCTTCGCGCTGCTAAAAAACTTCTTTGACAAGTATTTTGGAATCTGCGGCTTTGAAGATGATGAGGTTTCATCGCAGAAAAAAGCAGATAGCAATCTCATAAGTATGAAAGAAGCCGAAGAGATCATGCATGAAGCTGAAGAACTCAAAGATTTGCAGCTTTACAAAAATGTTGCCGAACCCCATAAGAAGTATTCTGCGAAAAAATAG
- a CDS encoding ATP-binding protein produces the protein MIERPIYLKKLIDRKQNGLIKIITGVRRCGKSVLLFDLFFRHLIGEGILDRQIIRIQLDNSDFASLRNPLKLSEYIKSKISEDQDYFIFIDEIQLVKKVKNRDVEGDHITFYDVLNGLLAKKNLDIYVTGSNSKMLSKDVLTEFRGRGDEVKVHPLSFREFYSAKGGSKEDSLKEYMLYGGMPFILSRPSAESKISYLKNLFEETYLKDIVERNRIRDQELLGSLIDEICSATGSLTNSTKLANTINSRYQNRKDNKVNNNTVASYLSHLENAFLFKEAKRYDIRGKQYFNSNSKFYCVDVGLRNVRLNMRQNEETHIMENIVFNDLVQRGYSVDVGVLESFSKGANGKTVRSTREIDFVVNYGNAQCYIQSAYRMDTPEKERAELLPFNIVGNSFKKIVITRNGLSPWYDDNGIYHIGLCDFLLKESILE, from the coding sequence ATGATTGAACGGCCCATATACTTGAAAAAACTGATTGACCGTAAGCAGAACGGTCTCATCAAGATTATTACGGGCGTCCGTCGTTGCGGAAAGTCCGTACTCCTTTTCGACCTGTTTTTCAGGCATCTCATTGGCGAAGGCATACTGGATAGGCAAATCATCCGCATTCAGCTGGACAATTCCGATTTTGCCTCCCTACGCAACCCCTTGAAACTATCAGAATATATCAAGTCGAAAATTTCGGAAGACCAGGATTACTTTATCTTCATCGACGAAATCCAGCTTGTCAAGAAAGTCAAGAACAGGGATGTCGAGGGCGACCACATCACCTTTTACGATGTTTTGAATGGACTTCTCGCAAAAAAGAATTTGGATATCTATGTTACCGGCAGCAATTCCAAGATGCTGTCGAAAGATGTCTTGACCGAATTTCGGGGACGCGGCGATGAAGTTAAGGTCCATCCCCTTTCTTTCCGCGAATTTTATTCTGCAAAGGGCGGCTCCAAGGAAGATTCCCTGAAAGAATACATGCTCTATGGCGGGATGCCCTTCATTCTTTCGAGACCTTCTGCCGAATCAAAAATATCCTATCTCAAGAACCTGTTCGAAGAGACCTACCTAAAGGACATCGTGGAAAGAAACAGAATCCGGGACCAAGAACTCCTGGGTTCGCTTATCGATGAAATCTGTTCTGCGACCGGCTCCCTTACAAACTCGACGAAACTGGCGAACACCATCAATTCGCGCTACCAGAACCGCAAAGACAACAAGGTAAACAATAACACCGTCGCCTCGTACCTGTCACATCTGGAAAACGCATTCCTCTTCAAGGAAGCGAAGCGCTACGACATCCGCGGTAAGCAATACTTCAATTCCAATAGCAAGTTCTACTGCGTCGATGTCGGATTAAGAAATGTCCGACTGAACATGCGACAAAACGAAGAAACACACATCATGGAGAACATCGTTTTCAACGACCTGGTGCAAAGGGGATATTCAGTCGATGTGGGAGTTCTAGAAAGTTTCAGCAAGGGCGCTAACGGAAAAACGGTCCGATCAACCAGAGAGATAGACTTTGTTGTCAATTACGGGAACGCCCAATGCTACATCCAATCCGCATACCGCATGGACACCCCCGAAAAGGAACGTGCAGAACTTTTACCTTTCAATATTGTCGGCAACTCTTTCAAAAAAATCGTCATCACGCGGAACGGACTTTCGCCCTGGTACGATGACAACGGAATCTACCACATCGGATTATGTGATTTCTTGCTCAAGGAAAGCATCTTGGAATAA
- a CDS encoding transposase, translating to MLKPANFDDGDVLAMDRAYIDYEKFEELTRRGVTYVTKMKKNLTYETVSESLLLDDGKFGKNPLRKSSFTRTARRTGPGSFRMLKPRHPEGDARSRKSSS from the coding sequence ATGCTGAAGCCCGCGAACTTTGACGATGGCGACGTGCTTGCCATGGACCGCGCCTACATCGACTATGAAAAGTTCGAGGAACTGACACGGCGTGGCGTGACTTACGTAACCAAAATGAAGAAGAACCTGACCTATGAAACCGTCTCCGAAAGCCTCCTGCTTGACGACGGGAAATTCGGAAAAAATCCGTTAAGGAAGTCGTCTTTCACAAGGACGGCACGACGCACAGGGCCAGGATCGTTTCGTATGTTGAAACCAAGACATCCGGAAGGGGATGCAAGGAGCAGGAAGTCCAGCTCTTGA
- a CDS encoding DUF4372 domain-containing protein — MVKSTFFTGQPVFAQLCKYLDRDEVLKISTESGGERYRKSFDTWTHLQMGSYQSGARWGTPTQKGATRSLETTVSC; from the coding sequence ATGGTCAAAAGTACATTTTTTACCGGACAGCCGGTCTTCGCGCAACTCTGCAAGTATCTTGACAGGGACGAAGTCCTCAAGATCAGCACGGAATCTGGCGGAGAACGTTACAGGAAGTCTTTTGACACGTGGACGCATCTGCAAATGGGCTCGTACCAAAGCGGAGCACGCTGGGGGACGCCAACGCAAAAAGGAGCGACTCGATCTTTGGAGACAACAGTTTCATGCTGA
- a CDS encoding AAA family ATPase, with amino-acid sequence MNDAFIYGYAVEGENFTDRKAETKRLKANFEHGVNTLLISNRRIGKTSLVRHVGRLVNPKKALVVYLDIFDCRSEYDFYNKLATAVLQQTSSKIDSILQNAKNFLSRVSPKISMGPDPTSEFSLSLGITPKEYAPEQILELAERIAKKQKKRIVVCIDEFQQIGEFPDSISVQKRLRGAWQLQQNVSYCLLGSKKHLLTNIFQNKSMPFYQFGDAIYLGVISTENWVPFICDKFKKHGLRIDKEQASRICGEVENYSSYVQQLAWLVMLHTEREVTSEIIDTAMNELIAQNAALFMQQTEGLSSYQMNMLRAIAAGIHNGFLSQEVLETYRLGTKSNIPRIKKALIDRDIVEQRETGLYISDPIFNKWFRRF; translated from the coding sequence ATGAACGACGCTTTTATATATGGTTATGCGGTTGAGGGCGAAAACTTTACGGATCGCAAAGCCGAGACCAAAAGGCTCAAGGCGAATTTTGAGCATGGGGTAAACACCTTGCTTATCTCTAATCGCCGTATCGGCAAGACATCTCTGGTTCGCCATGTCGGCCGCTTGGTGAATCCGAAAAAGGCCCTCGTCGTTTATTTGGACATTTTTGATTGCCGCAGTGAATACGATTTCTACAATAAACTTGCGACCGCGGTCTTGCAGCAGACTTCGTCAAAGATTGATTCTATCCTGCAAAATGCGAAGAATTTTTTGAGCCGGGTTTCGCCTAAAATCAGCATGGGGCCGGATCCGACGTCTGAATTTTCGCTTTCGCTGGGTATCACTCCGAAGGAATACGCTCCCGAGCAAATTTTGGAATTAGCCGAAAGGATCGCAAAAAAGCAAAAGAAACGCATCGTTGTTTGCATCGACGAGTTTCAGCAGATAGGCGAGTTTCCGGATTCAATCTCGGTTCAGAAAAGGCTTCGCGGTGCATGGCAGTTGCAGCAGAACGTTTCGTATTGTCTGTTGGGCAGCAAAAAGCACCTGCTCACAAACATCTTCCAGAACAAGAGCATGCCATTCTATCAGTTTGGCGACGCGATTTACCTGGGGGTCATTTCTACTGAAAATTGGGTTCCCTTTATCTGCGATAAGTTCAAGAAACATGGACTTCGTATCGACAAGGAACAGGCTTCAAGAATTTGTGGCGAAGTGGAAAATTATTCTTCTTACGTGCAACAGCTTGCCTGGCTGGTAATGTTGCACACGGAACGCGAAGTTACTTCTGAAATAATTGATACCGCCATGAATGAACTTATCGCCCAGAACGCGGCGCTCTTTATGCAGCAGACAGAGGGGCTTTCCAGTTACCAGATGAACATGCTCCGGGCGATTGCCGCGGGGATTCATAATGGATTCTTATCGCAGGAGGTGCTGGAGACCTATCGCCTCGGGACTAAATCGAATATTCCCCGAATAAAGAAGGCCCTGATAGACCGAGATATAGTAGAACAGCGTGAAACGGGTCTCTATATCAGCGACCCCATATTCAACAAGTGGTTCAGGAGATTTTAA